A stretch of Gymnodinialimonas phycosphaerae DNA encodes these proteins:
- a CDS encoding CDGSH iron-sulfur domain-containing protein: MSAPKIAQTAPYPVEVEAGKSYFWCACGQSANQPFCDGSHKGTEFTPVKYTAEKDGKAFFCGCKATSNTPMCDGSHAKL, translated from the coding sequence ATGTCAGCGCCGAAAATCGCCCAAACCGCCCCCTACCCCGTGGAGGTCGAGGCCGGGAAATCCTATTTCTGGTGTGCCTGCGGCCAGTCCGCGAACCAGCCGTTCTGCGACGGCTCCCACAAGGGAACCGAGTTCACACCGGTGAAATACACCGCAGAGAAGGACGGTAAGGCGTTCTTTTGCGGCTGCAAGGCGACGTCCAACACGCCGATGTGCGACGGATCTCACGCCAAGTTGTGA
- a CDS encoding M3 family oligoendopeptidase — MRLLFPVRDAASDAGGAPLEGLPEWNLDDLYEGQDAAALKRDLDWLEDACRSFATDYEGKLADLEADGLLECTLRYEKIDMIAGRIMSFAGLRYYQKTTDGERAKFMSDMQDKITTYTTPLVFFSLEFNRIEDAPYEAMMAENTDLARYKPVFDRMRAMKPYQLSDELEKFLHDASVVGASAWNKLFDEQIAGLSFEVDGETLGIEATLNLMTDSNRDKREAGARALAEKFEETAPLFARVHNTLAKEKEIGDRWRGLPSPQASRHLANHVEPEVVEALRDAVVKAYPRLSHRYYKLKAKWMGLETMEVWDRNAPLPMTEDRIVGWDEARRVVSEAYAGFDPRMAELAEPFFTDGWIDAGVKEGKAPGAFAHPTVTDVHPYVMLNYLGKPRDVMTLAHELGHGVHQRLAAGQGEMLSSTPLTLAETASVFGEMLTFRKMLAEAKDDATRKVMLAGKVENMINTVVRQIAFYDFECKLHEARRNGELTVDDINALWMSVQGESLGPVFTFMEGYETFWAYIPHFVHSPFYVYAYAFGDGLVNALYAVYAEGNEGFEEKYFDMLKAGGSKHHKELLAPFGLDASDPAFWDKGLSMIEGFIDELEAME; from the coding sequence ATGCGCCTGCTTTTTCCTGTTCGTGATGCCGCCTCTGATGCCGGAGGGGCGCCCCTGGAGGGGTTGCCGGAGTGGAACCTGGACGATCTTTACGAGGGTCAGGACGCGGCCGCGTTGAAGCGCGATCTGGATTGGTTGGAAGACGCGTGCCGGTCTTTTGCCACGGATTACGAGGGTAAATTGGCCGATCTGGAGGCCGATGGCCTTCTTGAATGCACCCTGCGCTATGAGAAGATCGACATGATCGCCGGGCGCATCATGTCGTTTGCGGGTCTGCGGTATTACCAGAAGACCACCGATGGCGAGCGGGCAAAGTTCATGTCGGACATGCAGGACAAGATCACCACCTACACAACGCCGCTGGTATTTTTCTCTCTGGAATTCAACCGGATCGAGGATGCGCCCTACGAGGCGATGATGGCCGAGAACACGGATCTGGCGCGTTACAAGCCGGTGTTCGACCGCATGCGCGCGATGAAGCCCTACCAATTGAGCGATGAGTTGGAGAAGTTCCTCCATGATGCCTCAGTCGTTGGAGCCTCGGCATGGAACAAGCTGTTCGATGAGCAGATCGCAGGCTTGAGCTTCGAGGTGGACGGCGAGACCCTCGGCATCGAGGCGACGTTGAACCTGATGACCGACAGTAACCGCGACAAGCGCGAAGCGGGCGCGCGGGCCCTGGCCGAGAAGTTCGAAGAGACCGCGCCGTTGTTCGCGCGGGTGCACAACACCTTGGCGAAAGAAAAAGAGATCGGCGACCGCTGGCGCGGGTTGCCGTCGCCGCAAGCGAGCCGGCATCTGGCCAACCACGTGGAGCCTGAGGTGGTGGAGGCGTTGCGAGATGCGGTCGTCAAAGCTTATCCCCGCCTGTCGCATCGCTACTACAAGTTGAAGGCCAAGTGGATGGGCCTTGAAACCATGGAGGTCTGGGACCGCAACGCGCCGCTGCCGATGACGGAGGACCGGATTGTCGGCTGGGACGAGGCGCGCCGCGTGGTGTCCGAGGCCTACGCAGGATTCGACCCACGCATGGCTGAACTGGCAGAGCCGTTCTTTACCGACGGTTGGATCGACGCGGGCGTGAAAGAGGGCAAGGCACCCGGCGCCTTCGCGCATCCCACCGTGACCGACGTGCACCCCTACGTGATGCTCAACTATCTTGGCAAACCGCGTGATGTCATGACCTTGGCGCACGAGTTAGGCCATGGTGTGCACCAGCGGCTGGCCGCTGGACAGGGCGAGATGCTGTCTTCCACGCCGCTGACGCTGGCCGAAACCGCCTCCGTCTTCGGCGAGATGCTGACCTTCCGCAAGATGCTGGCCGAGGCCAAGGACGACGCCACCCGCAAGGTGATGCTGGCGGGCAAGGTGGAGAACATGATCAACACCGTCGTGCGCCAGATCGCCTTCTACGATTTCGAGTGCAAGCTGCACGAGGCGCGCCGGAACGGAGAGCTGACGGTCGACGACATCAATGCCCTGTGGATGTCGGTGCAAGGCGAAAGCCTCGGCCCCGTCTTCACCTTCATGGAGGGCTACGAGACATTCTGGGCCTACATCCCCCACTTCGTCCACTCGCCCTTCTACGTCTACGCCTATGCGTTCGGCGACGGGTTGGTGAACGCGCTTTATGCGGTCTATGCCGAGGGCAATGAAGGCTTTGAAGAGAAGTATTTCGACATGCTGAAGGCGGGCGGGTCGAAGCACCACAAGGAGCTTCTGGCGCCGTTCGGCCTGGACGCCAGCGATCCGGCGTTCTGGGACAAGGGCCTGAGCATGATCGAGGGCTTCATCGACGAATTGGAGGCGATGGAGTGA
- a CDS encoding DUF4389 domain-containing protein codes for MARNDDGNIDGRLNGEQPEASREGLAQRLLYMILIAVLLSFASTVLTALTVIQFIVMAVSKGEPNERLADFGTDLGIWMAKAARYQAAASEVKPWPWTDLD; via the coding sequence ATGGCTCGGAATGACGATGGCAATATCGACGGTCGCCTGAACGGAGAGCAACCCGAAGCCAGCCGTGAAGGTCTGGCACAGCGCCTTTTGTACATGATCCTGATTGCGGTGCTATTGAGTTTCGCCAGCACGGTGCTGACCGCGCTGACCGTGATCCAGTTCATCGTCATGGCCGTGTCCAAGGGAGAGCCGAATGAGCGCCTGGCTGATTTCGGCACCGATCTGGGGATCTGGATGGCGAAAGCGGCGCGGTATCAGGCGGCGGCCTCCGAGGTGAAGCCCTGGCCGTGGACCGATCTGGATTGA
- a CDS encoding molecular chaperone DjiA, with protein sequence MSLWTRISEALEALRQGESLSEVFGRLRTPPERTVAFTIAVIALSAKMAKADGLVTRDEVTAFRRVFHIPPADEPAAARVFNMAREDVAGFEHYADRIARMFREKGKPCGADSVLCDLMEGLFYIAAADGKYHPAEDAFLARVAEIFGMDDLAFRRLRARHVPDAAPDPYAVLGVSSDASLEDIRAVYRAEVRQTHPDQMIARGVPEEAVQMAEQRMQAINRAWEEIQDSRRKQA encoded by the coding sequence ATGTCACTCTGGACCCGCATATCAGAGGCGCTGGAGGCCTTGCGTCAAGGCGAGAGCCTGTCGGAAGTCTTTGGACGCTTGCGCACCCCGCCCGAACGGACGGTGGCCTTCACGATTGCGGTCATCGCCCTTTCGGCGAAAATGGCCAAGGCCGATGGCCTTGTGACCCGCGATGAAGTCACGGCCTTCCGCCGGGTCTTCCATATTCCCCCCGCCGACGAGCCCGCCGCCGCGCGGGTCTTCAACATGGCGCGCGAAGACGTGGCGGGGTTCGAGCACTACGCCGACCGCATTGCGCGCATGTTCCGGGAAAAGGGCAAGCCCTGCGGGGCGGACTCGGTGCTGTGTGACCTGATGGAGGGGCTCTTTTACATCGCCGCCGCCGATGGCAAATATCACCCGGCAGAGGATGCGTTCCTGGCCCGTGTGGCCGAGATTTTCGGCATGGATGACCTGGCCTTTCGCCGTCTGCGCGCGCGGCACGTGCCCGATGCAGCGCCAGATCCCTACGCGGTGCTGGGGGTCTCGTCCGACGCCTCGCTGGAGGACATCCGCGCGGTCTACCGTGCCGAAGTGCGCCAGACCCACCCCGATCAGATGATCGCGCGCGGGGTCCCGGAGGAGGCCGTGCAAATGGCAGAGCAGCGGATGCAGGCGATCAACCGCGCCTGGGAAGAGATCCAGGACAGCCGCCGGAAACAGGCCTGA
- a CDS encoding dipeptidase, translated as MALLRKLLGRLLLLVVVGLAAFLTFAPGYVEAERNGINWRGPYPVSDAAAALHDTLTIGDWHADSLLWARDLTERGATGHVDIPRLLEGNVALQVFTTVTKSPAGQNYHENAPDARDNITLLAVGQLWPPRTWNSLVERALYQAERLHGFAEASDGMRVITSRAELEALLEARSQGVQVVGGILGIEGAHALEGEMANLDRLEAAGFRLVGLHHFFDNELGGSLHGVGNQGLTEFGQTVVAEVVARGMVVDLAHSSQQVARDVIAATDVPLIVSHTGLRSACDAHRNFPDDLMRAIVQNGADQGGGVIGIGFWADVTCDDSPDGVARVIMAAIEALGGDHVSLGSDYDGSVTVGFDASELAALTDALVRAGATEAQIAAVMGGNMLRVLRARLN; from the coding sequence ATGGCACTTCTGCGCAAACTTCTGGGGCGACTGCTGCTGCTTGTCGTCGTGGGCCTTGCCGCCTTCCTGACCTTCGCGCCGGGCTATGTGGAGGCCGAGCGCAATGGCATCAACTGGCGGGGCCCCTACCCTGTTTCAGACGCCGCCGCCGCCTTGCACGATACGCTGACGATCGGCGATTGGCATGCCGACAGCCTGTTGTGGGCGCGTGACCTGACCGAGCGGGGGGCCACGGGCCACGTCGATATCCCGCGCCTGCTGGAGGGCAATGTGGCGCTTCAGGTCTTTACCACCGTCACGAAATCACCCGCAGGGCAGAACTATCACGAGAACGCCCCCGACGCGCGGGATAACATCACGCTATTGGCCGTGGGTCAGCTGTGGCCACCGCGCACCTGGAACAGTTTGGTCGAGCGGGCGCTGTACCAGGCCGAGCGGTTGCACGGCTTTGCCGAGGCCTCGGACGGGATGCGGGTGATCACCTCACGGGCCGAGTTGGAGGCGCTGCTGGAAGCGCGGTCCCAGGGCGTGCAGGTGGTGGGGGGGATCCTGGGCATCGAGGGCGCCCATGCGCTGGAGGGCGAGATGGCCAACCTCGACCGGTTGGAGGCGGCGGGCTTTCGGCTGGTGGGGTTGCACCACTTCTTCGACAATGAGCTTGGAGGCTCCCTGCATGGGGTCGGCAACCAAGGCCTGACCGAGTTTGGCCAAACGGTCGTGGCAGAGGTGGTCGCCCGCGGCATGGTCGTGGACCTGGCCCATTCCTCGCAACAGGTGGCCCGCGACGTCATTGCGGCAACGGACGTTCCCCTGATCGTCAGCCATACCGGGCTGCGATCCGCCTGCGACGCGCACCGCAACTTTCCCGACGATCTGATGCGCGCGATCGTGCAAAACGGCGCTGATCAGGGCGGCGGTGTGATCGGCATCGGCTTTTGGGCCGATGTCACCTGCGACGACAGCCCCGATGGCGTGGCCCGCGTGATCATGGCGGCGATCGAAGCGTTGGGGGGGGATCACGTGTCGCTCGGGTCGGACTACGACGGATCGGTCACGGTGGGCTTTGACGCGTCCGAACTGGCCGCGCTGACCGATGCACTTGTGCGCGCGGGCGCGACCGAGGCCCAGATCGCGGCGGTCATGGGCGGCAACATGCTGCGCGTGTTGCGGGCGCGATTGAACTAG
- a CDS encoding endonuclease/exonuclease/phosphatase family protein — MRPEMRIATYNVEWFFKLFDDSGALLRDGEWSGRWNVTRTAQINALTTVFQAMDADAVLVVEAPDTSRGRDGAVALRNFAAHAGLRAREVLVGFPNDTQQELMLLYDPDVITARHDPLDRGAPRFDDDFAIDLDIDATEDIVRFSKPPLEAALETPIGPIRLIGAHVKSKAPHGAVSDADVMRMAIANRRKQLAQCIWLRRRIEAHLDAGDALIVAGDLNDGPGLDEYEALFGRSGLEIVLGASGPAERRLFDPHGAQALQSKLSAAPTTSRFFLRHENRYLQALLDYIMVSPALRPRADHWRIWHPFDDPDCWGRADLRAALLTASDHFPVSLDLI; from the coding sequence ATGCGCCCCGAAATGCGGATCGCGACCTACAACGTCGAGTGGTTCTTCAAGCTGTTCGATGACAGTGGGGCGCTGTTGCGCGACGGTGAATGGTCGGGCCGGTGGAACGTTACGCGCACTGCACAGATCAATGCCTTGACGACGGTTTTCCAGGCGATGGATGCCGATGCCGTGCTGGTGGTGGAGGCCCCCGATACCAGCCGGGGGCGTGACGGTGCGGTGGCTTTGCGAAACTTCGCCGCCCACGCGGGCCTGCGCGCGCGCGAGGTGCTGGTGGGCTTTCCCAATGATACGCAGCAAGAGCTGATGTTGCTTTACGATCCCGATGTGATCACCGCGCGCCATGATCCGCTGGATCGCGGCGCACCTCGGTTCGATGACGACTTCGCGATCGATTTGGACATCGATGCAACCGAAGACATCGTTCGGTTCTCCAAACCGCCGCTGGAGGCGGCGCTGGAGACACCGATAGGCCCGATCCGGCTGATCGGTGCCCATGTGAAGTCCAAAGCGCCCCACGGCGCGGTAAGTGATGCGGACGTGATGCGCATGGCGATCGCCAACCGCCGCAAGCAACTGGCGCAATGCATCTGGCTGCGGCGGCGGATCGAGGCGCACCTGGACGCAGGCGATGCGCTGATCGTGGCGGGCGATCTGAACGACGGACCGGGTCTGGATGAATACGAGGCGCTGTTCGGACGCTCGGGCCTGGAGATCGTGCTGGGGGCGTCCGGCCCGGCGGAGCGGCGGCTGTTCGATCCCCATGGCGCACAAGCGTTGCAATCAAAGCTGTCGGCGGCCCCCACGACATCGCGCTTCTTCTTGCGCCACGAAAACCGCTACCTGCAGGCGCTGCTGGATTACATCATGGTCTCGCCCGCCTTGCGGCCCCGTGCCGATCACTGGCGCATCTGGCATCCTTTCGATGACCCCGATTGCTGGGGCCGCGCGGACCTGCGGGCCGCACTCTTGACCGCGTCGGATCACTTCCCCGTCAGTCTGGACTTGATCTGA
- a CDS encoding GNAT family N-acetyltransferase, which produces MILAATAEDTAAILRLWNEVIAQTTITFTSTPKTQAQIAALVDTQPVFLARDGARTLGFATYAQFRGGDGYRLTQEHAIYLTEDARGRGLGRGLLQAVADNARDAGNHSLIAGISGENAAGIAFHEAMGFVHVGMIPEAGHKFGRFLDLVMMQKRL; this is translated from the coding sequence GTGATCCTGGCCGCCACGGCAGAGGACACCGCGGCGATCCTGCGCCTGTGGAACGAGGTCATCGCGCAGACCACGATCACCTTCACCTCAACCCCCAAGACGCAGGCGCAGATTGCGGCTTTGGTCGACACTCAACCCGTGTTTCTGGCCCGTGACGGGGCGCGGACCCTCGGGTTCGCCACCTACGCGCAGTTTCGCGGCGGCGATGGCTACCGCCTGACGCAAGAGCACGCGATATACTTGACAGAAGACGCGCGGGGCCGTGGGTTGGGGCGCGGCTTGTTGCAGGCCGTCGCGGACAATGCGCGGGATGCGGGCAACCACAGCCTGATCGCGGGCATCTCGGGCGAGAACGCGGCCGGCATCGCGTTCCACGAAGCGATGGGTTTCGTGCACGTCGGCATGATCCCGGAAGCGGGTCACAAATTCGGCCGGTTTCTGGACCTTGTGATGATGCAAAAACGCCTGTGA
- a CDS encoding Gfo/Idh/MocA family protein, translating into MKPHLTWGILGAAGFARKTMAPAIHAARRTHLKSVATRDPARAIPFADLVPGLKVERSYEAILDDPEIDAVYIPLPNALHTEWSAKAARAGKHVLCEKPIGLSLADIDHLIATREATSRLIAEAWMPAHHPQWHRTRALLAEGAIGTLRSVSGAFTYALADASNIRLSAELGGGGLRDVGVYPIGGFRLATGLEPVPSHVDLVQEGGVDTSAWVAATAGEVRFNFHVSMRAARYQVMMFHGTEGTLTLPAPFNPGTYAEARIVIARDGADVQVIRFPGVDQYVAQVEAVAAHVLDGVAFACPLEFSRGTQAVLDAIFAQAAA; encoded by the coding sequence ATGAAACCGCATCTGACCTGGGGTATCCTGGGCGCCGCTGGCTTTGCGCGCAAAACCATGGCCCCGGCGATCCACGCCGCCCGCCGCACTCACCTGAAATCTGTCGCCACGCGTGATCCCGCGCGTGCCATTCCCTTCGCTGATCTCGTCCCCGGCCTGAAGGTCGAACGCAGCTATGAGGCGATCCTGGACGATCCGGAAATCGACGCCGTCTACATCCCGCTGCCCAACGCGCTTCATACCGAATGGAGCGCCAAGGCCGCGCGGGCGGGCAAGCATGTGCTGTGCGAAAAGCCGATTGGCCTGAGCCTCGCTGACATCGATCATCTGATTGCGACGCGGGAGGCGACCTCGCGGCTGATCGCCGAGGCGTGGATGCCCGCCCATCACCCGCAATGGCACCGCACCCGGGCGCTGCTGGCCGAGGGCGCGATCGGGACATTGCGCAGTGTCAGCGGGGCCTTCACCTACGCGCTGGCGGATGCGTCGAACATTCGCTTGTCGGCTGAACTGGGCGGCGGGGGCCTGCGCGATGTCGGCGTGTACCCCATCGGTGGTTTCCGGCTGGCGACGGGGTTGGAGCCTGTGCCGAGCCATGTGGACCTTGTGCAGGAGGGGGGTGTCGATACCTCGGCCTGGGTCGCGGCGACAGCGGGTGAGGTGCGGTTCAATTTCCACGTCTCGATGCGTGCAGCGCGCTATCAGGTCATGATGTTTCACGGCACCGAGGGCACGTTGACCCTGCCTGCGCCGTTCAATCCCGGCACCTACGCAGAAGCGCGGATCGTTATCGCGCGCGATGGCGCGGACGTGCAGGTGATCCGCTTTCCCGGCGTCGACCAATATGTGGCGCAGGTGGAGGCCGTGGCCGCCCACGTTCTGGACGGTGTGGCCTTCGCCTGCCCGCTGGAATTCTCGCGCGGGACGCAGGCGGTGCTGGATGCGATCTTTGCGCAAGCGGCCGCGTGA